In Verrucomicrobiia bacterium, the following are encoded in one genomic region:
- a CDS encoding immunoglobulin domain-containing protein: MKVPWLFTLLGGLIVTAELPAAALTATLAQWGSNAIAGVNFPAGLKDASAIAAGPNHALVVRANGTVLGWGDNSFGKATPPPGLLNVVAVAAGANHSVALRANGTVISWGANESGQTNTPAFTDATAIAASEFYNLAIYGGGAVAAWGSPPAATPALANVISIAAAPSYALAVVRPAGQRGYVVAWGYGAPAVPASLGFSGTLDVVAVAAGFQHAAALLSSGQVVVWGSNYFGQGNIPSGVYNILGISAYSNYTLARRNDGAIFAWGDLTGSITPPAGLSNVVAIAAGNQHALALFWEPLSFTLQPQSATVLVGQTVQFQAGVTGSEPITYQWQRQGTNLPGATNFLLTLANVQTNQAGAYRVVVANPVSSITSTAATLTVLAPPVVVTPPQSQTVPQGALVQFTVTASGTSPLSYQWYKDGTALANGNLSVLLLPNVQWFDAGTYTVVITNIAGAVTSPPASLTVLLPPIITEQPRSQTVLAGSAVTLSVSATGATSYQWRKNNVNIPGATGPVLTFSPVSTNDAGFYQVIVSNAGGNTPSDIVQLTVLAGGESRSLVAWGQEEVFVSPVWVSLRPPGGLSNLTAIALGGQHGLVLRRDGTVVGWGDNSYGQAAAPPGLSDVKAIAAGLHHSVALRSNGTVVAWGRNQLGQTNVPGGLADVKAIACGANHTLALRANGLLAAWGDNANGKASVFPSATNLIAIAAGAEHSLAVRSNGTVVAWGNNDDGQVAVPPGLSNVVAVAGGDYHSLALRRDGTVVAWGAARPVFNYDQANVPTGLRHVMAIAAGGRHSLALLANNTVVCWGANTYGQSTPPAGLAGVAMVAAGPARSLALVLPPLQISPPRFLPGGVLRLEIANRDGTPLEADRLKRIQVWTAGRIASTGADWVALSNALTPLGQGAVFTETNTSRPSLRLFRLTEQP; encoded by the coding sequence ATGAAAGTACCGTGGTTATTCACCTTGTTGGGCGGCTTGATCGTCACCGCAGAACTCCCGGCGGCGGCCCTGACCGCCACGCTCGCCCAATGGGGCAGCAACGCCATCGCGGGGGTCAATTTCCCCGCCGGCTTGAAGGATGCCAGTGCCATCGCGGCGGGGCCTAATCATGCGCTGGTGGTCCGCGCCAATGGCACCGTGCTGGGGTGGGGGGACAACAGTTTCGGCAAGGCCACTCCCCCGCCCGGTTTGCTCAATGTCGTGGCGGTGGCCGCCGGCGCCAATCATAGCGTGGCCCTGCGGGCCAATGGCACGGTGATAAGCTGGGGCGCCAATGAGTCCGGCCAGACCAACACGCCGGCCTTTACGGATGCCACGGCCATTGCCGCCAGTGAGTTTTACAACCTCGCCATTTATGGCGGCGGCGCCGTGGCGGCGTGGGGCTCCCCCCCGGCGGCCACGCCCGCCCTGGCCAATGTCATTTCCATCGCCGCCGCCCCGAGTTACGCCCTGGCGGTGGTCCGGCCGGCCGGCCAGCGCGGTTACGTGGTGGCGTGGGGGTATGGCGCGCCCGCCGTGCCCGCCAGCCTGGGCTTCAGCGGCACGCTGGATGTGGTGGCGGTGGCGGCTGGTTTTCAACACGCCGCCGCCCTCCTGAGCAGCGGCCAGGTGGTGGTCTGGGGCAGCAATTACTTCGGCCAGGGCAACATCCCCTCCGGCGTTTATAATATCTTGGGCATCAGCGCCTACAGCAATTATACCCTGGCCCGCCGCAATGACGGTGCCATTTTTGCCTGGGGGGATTTGACCGGCAGCATTACCCCCCCCGCCGGCTTGAGCAACGTGGTGGCCATTGCTGCCGGCAACCAACACGCCCTCGCGCTCTTTTGGGAGCCGCTGAGTTTTACGCTGCAACCTCAAAGCGCCACCGTCCTGGTGGGGCAGACCGTTCAATTTCAGGCGGGCGTGACTGGCAGTGAGCCGATCACCTACCAATGGCAGCGTCAGGGCACCAACCTCCCCGGCGCCACCAATTTCCTGCTGACCCTCGCCAACGTGCAGACCAACCAAGCCGGCGCTTACCGCGTGGTGGTGGCCAACCCCGTCAGCTCGATCACCAGCACCGCCGCCACCCTCACGGTCCTCGCGCCGCCCGTGGTGGTGACCCCCCCGCAATCCCAGACCGTCCCCCAGGGCGCGCTGGTGCAATTCACCGTGACCGCCAGCGGCACCTCCCCGCTCAGTTATCAGTGGTACAAGGACGGCACGGCACTTGCCAACGGCAACCTCTCGGTGTTGTTGCTGCCCAATGTCCAATGGTTTGATGCAGGTACCTACACCGTCGTGATTACCAATATCGCCGGAGCCGTGACCAGCCCGCCCGCCTCTCTCACCGTGCTGCTGCCTCCCATCATCACCGAGCAACCGCGCAGCCAGACGGTGCTGGCGGGCAGCGCCGTCACCCTCAGCGTCTCCGCCACCGGGGCCACCTCCTACCAATGGCGCAAGAATAATGTGAACATCCCGGGCGCCACCGGACCCGTTCTCACGTTCAGCCCGGTAAGCACCAATGATGCCGGCTTTTATCAGGTCATCGTCTCCAACGCCGGCGGCAATACCCCCAGCGATATTGTTCAGTTGACGGTCCTGGCTGGCGGCGAATCCCGCAGCCTGGTGGCGTGGGGACAGGAGGAGGTCTTCGTCAGCCCGGTCTGGGTGAGCCTGCGGCCGCCCGGCGGCTTGTCCAACCTTACCGCCATCGCTCTGGGAGGCCAGCATGGCCTGGTCTTGCGCCGGGATGGGACGGTGGTGGGCTGGGGCGACAACTCCTACGGCCAGGCCGCCGCACCCCCCGGCTTGAGCGATGTCAAAGCCATCGCTGCCGGCCTGCATCACAGCGTGGCTTTGCGCAGCAACGGCACGGTGGTGGCCTGGGGCCGCAACCAGTTGGGCCAGACCAATGTGCCGGGTGGTTTGGCGGACGTTAAAGCCATCGCCTGCGGCGCCAATCACACCCTGGCCCTGCGCGCCAACGGGCTGTTGGCCGCATGGGGTGACAATGCCAACGGCAAGGCCTCGGTTTTCCCTTCCGCCACCAATTTAATCGCCATTGCCGCCGGGGCCGAGCACAGCCTGGCCGTCCGCAGCAACGGCACGGTGGTGGCCTGGGGCAACAATGACGATGGCCAGGTGGCCGTGCCTCCCGGTCTATCCAATGTGGTGGCCGTGGCGGGCGGCGATTACCACAGCTTGGCGCTGCGCCGCGATGGCACCGTGGTGGCCTGGGGCGCGGCCCGGCCGGTGTTCAACTATGACCAGGCCAATGTCCCCACCGGCTTGCGCCACGTCATGGCCATCGCCGCAGGGGGCAGACACAGCCTGGCCTTGCTCGCCAATAACACGGTGGTTTGCTGGGGAGCCAATACTTACGGACAGAGCACCCCCCCGGCAGGACTGGCCGGAGTGGCCATGGTGGCCGCCGGCCCTGCCCGCAGCCTGGCCCTGGTCCTGCCTCCCCTCCAAATCAGCCCTCCGCGCTTCCTGCCAGGAGGCGTCTTGCGACTGGAAATTGCCAATCGCGACGGCACACCGCTGGAGGCTGACCGCCTGAAGCGCATTCAAGTATGGACGGCAGGCCGCATCGCAAGCACCGGCGCGGACTGGGTGGCCCTCAGCAATGCGTTGACCCCGCTCGGCCAGGGGGCCGTCTTCACGGAAACCAACACCTCCCGGCCCTCCCTGCGCCTCTTCCGCCTGACCGAACAACCCTGA
- a CDS encoding class I SAM-dependent rRNA methyltransferase, protein MPGIAIWTRLTQAGAVGSRMKSRHTPATSAPVLQMAPAVESTAWARPWVQLKYITFHPCIYPAMIKAASPDARPGALVHVYDKQGRPFGAGWYHPKARVPLRMIYHGAETITEAYADTLFERALDLRLRRLNLPAHTDAFRVVHSDGDGLGGLVVDKLGDVLSVELHSLAAHQRLEHWLPRLHQVLDTRRVVVSVEPQIAKVEGIPLPPGEPAVRSVRVREHDLKYEINFATGHKTGFFCDQRDNRQRLRAWANGARVLDLCCYTGGFALNAAAHGAAEVTGVDLDEEAIAQARRNAHLNQLRVQWVHCDAFAYARQMQQNGQLWDVVILDPPKLIPSREEAAQGRRKYEDLNSLAATLLKPGGLLVTCSCSGLLAAEDFEFLVCRGIHRRHRRLQILERTGAAPDHPVMSSAPEGRYLKVLWGRVWPA, encoded by the coding sequence ATGCCCGGGATTGCAATTTGGACGCGGCTGACGCAGGCTGGGGCGGTGGGCAGTCGCATGAAATCCCGCCACACACCCGCGACGTCGGCTCCGGTGCTCCAGATGGCACCGGCGGTGGAGAGCACCGCCTGGGCCCGCCCGTGGGTGCAGCTCAAGTACATCACCTTTCATCCCTGCATTTACCCGGCGATGATCAAGGCCGCCTCACCCGATGCCCGGCCGGGGGCTTTGGTGCATGTGTATGACAAGCAGGGCCGCCCTTTTGGAGCGGGCTGGTACCATCCCAAGGCCCGCGTGCCGCTGCGCATGATTTACCATGGGGCGGAAACCATCACGGAAGCCTACGCGGATACCCTGTTCGAACGGGCATTGGATTTACGGTTGCGCCGGCTGAATCTTCCCGCCCACACCGACGCCTTCCGTGTGGTGCACAGCGACGGCGACGGACTGGGAGGCCTGGTGGTGGACAAACTGGGGGACGTGCTCAGTGTGGAGCTTCACAGCCTGGCGGCGCATCAGCGGCTTGAGCATTGGCTGCCGCGTCTGCACCAGGTCCTGGACACCCGCCGGGTGGTGGTGAGCGTGGAGCCGCAAATCGCCAAAGTCGAAGGGATTCCCCTGCCCCCCGGCGAGCCGGCCGTGCGCTCTGTCCGGGTGCGCGAGCATGACCTGAAATACGAAATCAATTTTGCCACCGGCCACAAAACCGGTTTTTTTTGCGATCAGCGCGACAACCGGCAGCGCCTGCGGGCCTGGGCCAACGGCGCGCGGGTGCTGGATTTGTGCTGTTACACCGGCGGTTTTGCGCTCAACGCCGCCGCCCACGGGGCGGCGGAGGTCACCGGGGTGGATCTGGACGAGGAGGCCATCGCGCAGGCGCGCCGCAATGCGCATCTCAATCAACTGCGCGTGCAATGGGTGCACTGCGATGCCTTTGCCTACGCCCGCCAGATGCAGCAGAACGGCCAGCTCTGGGATGTGGTGATTCTGGATCCGCCCAAGTTAATTCCGAGCCGGGAGGAGGCCGCCCAGGGCCGCCGGAAATACGAGGATTTGAACAGCCTGGCGGCCACCTTGCTCAAGCCGGGCGGCCTGCTGGTCACCTGCTCCTGTTCGGGCCTGCTGGCGGCGGAGGACTTCGAGTTTCTGGTCTGCCGCGGCATCCATCGGCGACATCGCCGTCTGCAAATCCTGGAGCGCACTGGGGCGGCGCCGGATCATCCCGTGATGTCCAGCGCTCCCGAGGGCCGCTATCTCAAAGTCCTCTGGGGCCGGGTCTGGCCCGCTTGA
- a CDS encoding glycoside hydrolase family 127 protein, whose product MQAVQTFTFRRSWAGMMLALGCAAFATCLMSAPQATDAFYPTNRPPLQPAKFAALPVGAIRPEGWLLRQLTLQAQGLTGHLDEFWPSLRDSAWKGGTGDAWERGPYYLDGLVPLAWQLDDPKLKAIAQKYLDFILASSQPNGWFGPEKNKDRWPLAVAAKVLMQYHEATGDPRALQVLQNYLRYLRDNPPDWPDREWRGVRAMEHAVLALWYYNRTGDADALRVLESIHRNSFDWIGYFIEFPFREPRHRPPHPLRHDTHVVNLAMAIKYPGLWLQYSGDARAHHALYAAMGNLDQYHGQVGGRFGGDEHLAGRHPSQGTELCAIVEYMYSLEKLVEYLGDPALADRLEMLAYNCKPGTCTPDYWAHQYDQQANQVLVSRAKRRWTTNGDDSNLYGLEPNFGCCTANMHQGWPKLVAHLWMATPDQGLAAIAYGPCRVQARVADGAPATLRVETDYPFDETILVKVALDRPAAFPLYLRIPAWATNATLKVGARTLKATPGSFVHVQRNWKDGDTVQLRLPMPLRVERRYNNSAAILRGPLYFSLRIGEEFKELQRHHPTLPVVDWEVHPTTAWNYALLLDEKNPGKSFKVRRQPVGAMPFDNATAPVVLTGRGRRVPEWTLEQNSAAAPPASPVVAVGPLETLELVPYGCTRLRITEFPVLAK is encoded by the coding sequence ATGCAAGCCGTTCAAACGTTCACGTTCAGGCGCAGTTGGGCCGGTATGATGCTGGCGCTGGGCTGCGCCGCCTTCGCCACCTGCCTTATGAGCGCACCGCAAGCCACGGATGCCTTTTACCCCACAAACCGCCCGCCGCTCCAACCGGCGAAGTTTGCCGCCCTGCCGGTGGGGGCCATCCGGCCGGAGGGCTGGCTGCTGCGCCAGCTTACCTTGCAGGCGCAGGGTCTCACGGGGCATTTGGACGAATTCTGGCCGTCCCTGCGCGACTCGGCCTGGAAAGGCGGGACGGGTGACGCCTGGGAGCGCGGCCCGTATTATTTGGATGGGCTGGTGCCGCTGGCGTGGCAACTGGACGATCCCAAGCTCAAAGCCATCGCGCAAAAGTACCTGGATTTCATCCTCGCCAGCAGCCAGCCCAACGGCTGGTTCGGCCCGGAGAAAAACAAGGATCGCTGGCCGCTGGCGGTGGCGGCGAAGGTGCTGATGCAATATCACGAGGCCACCGGCGATCCGCGCGCCCTGCAGGTGCTGCAAAATTATTTGCGCTATCTGCGGGACAATCCGCCGGACTGGCCGGATCGCGAGTGGCGCGGCGTGCGGGCCATGGAGCATGCGGTGCTGGCCCTGTGGTACTACAACCGCACCGGCGATGCTGATGCGTTGCGCGTGCTGGAATCCATCCACCGCAACAGCTTTGACTGGATCGGTTACTTCATTGAATTCCCCTTCCGCGAGCCGCGCCATCGCCCGCCGCATCCGCTGCGGCACGACACGCATGTCGTGAATCTCGCGATGGCCATCAAGTACCCCGGCCTGTGGCTGCAATACTCCGGCGACGCCCGCGCCCATCATGCGCTGTATGCCGCCATGGGCAACCTGGACCAGTACCATGGCCAGGTGGGTGGCCGCTTTGGCGGGGATGAGCATCTGGCGGGCCGCCATCCTTCGCAGGGCACCGAGCTATGCGCGATTGTTGAGTATATGTATTCGCTGGAAAAACTGGTGGAGTACCTGGGGGATCCCGCGCTGGCCGATCGGCTGGAAATGCTGGCGTATAATTGCAAGCCGGGCACGTGCACGCCGGATTACTGGGCGCATCAATACGATCAGCAAGCCAACCAGGTGCTGGTTTCGCGGGCCAAACGCCGGTGGACCACCAACGGGGATGATTCCAATCTATACGGTCTGGAGCCCAATTTTGGTTGTTGCACGGCCAACATGCATCAAGGCTGGCCCAAGCTGGTGGCCCACTTGTGGATGGCCACGCCTGATCAGGGGTTGGCCGCCATCGCCTACGGCCCCTGCCGCGTGCAGGCCCGGGTGGCCGATGGCGCGCCAGCCACGCTGCGGGTGGAAACAGATTATCCTTTCGATGAAACCATCCTGGTGAAAGTGGCTTTGGACCGGCCGGCGGCATTCCCGTTGTATTTGCGCATTCCCGCCTGGGCAACGAATGCCACGCTGAAAGTCGGTGCCCGCACCCTCAAGGCCACGCCGGGGAGTTTTGTGCATGTGCAACGCAACTGGAAGGACGGCGACACGGTGCAGCTCCGCCTGCCCATGCCGTTGCGGGTGGAGCGCCGCTATAATAACAGCGCGGCCATTCTCCGTGGTCCGTTGTATTTCTCGCTGCGCATCGGGGAAGAATTCAAGGAACTCCAACGGCATCATCCCACCCTGCCGGTGGTGGATTGGGAGGTGCATCCCACCACGGCCTGGAATTATGCGCTGTTATTGGATGAGAAGAATCCCGGGAAAAGTTTCAAGGTGCGCCGCCAGCCGGTGGGCGCCATGCCGTTTGACAATGCCACAGCGCCGGTGGTGCTGACCGGCCGGGGCCGGCGCGTGCCGGAATGGACCCTGGAGCAGAACAGCGCCGCAGCCCCGCCAGCGAGTCCGGTGGTGGCCGTGGGGCCGTTGGAAACCCTCGAGCTGGTGCCCTACGGCTGCACACGGCTGCGGATCACGGAGTTTCCTGTGCTCGCAAAATAG
- a CDS encoding amino acid permease, with protein MDGTGMHRPRNVDWMRAAALLYGDWGTSKAYVIGAAFVAASYSALPIIIAVCLLTALVGYNYTVICKHFPDGGGVYSAARSQSRLVAVIGAFMLVANFCVTAALSGWVAMVYFRVPEHYLPLATMSLILGMGLINYFGPKHSGSFAISLAVPMVAVVILIILLSLPHLTLAHIEPSSKGFSFQWTAFVGTILALSGVEAIANMTGVMKLDPGATMDAPRVEKTARKSILVVAVEGVGGTILLGWAMLSLPKTPEMDGLLHKRWEDMISLLAEQYGTMTLGPAFGHYFGIVTGIIVGVLLISAVNTAIGALIGLTYLLGRDGEMPRSFVKLNKFGVPWLPMIIATVLPFVVVALSPDQKSLMELYAIGVVGAITVNLGSCLMNRKLHLRWYEWGAMAVTFLVLLAVEITLAKTKQNALFFIVCILIVGLALRAWAQRRAGFRTITVSEEVAAVVAPAEGEEFQLRINPGQAILVAARGITPVLRFALEEARLRSATLYVLYVKELAVNLPGPVERPEHPRWQDDKMAATIMYRMLEEGKRNGVTVIPLYLISENPAATILDLSATLGVDFLFLGASHRKGLEKLLKGSVITQVAKDLPENIELVIHG; from the coding sequence ATGGACGGGACTGGCATGCACCGCCCGCGCAATGTGGATTGGATGCGCGCGGCGGCCCTGTTGTATGGCGACTGGGGCACCAGCAAGGCGTATGTCATCGGGGCCGCGTTTGTGGCGGCCTCCTACTCCGCCCTCCCCATCATCATCGCGGTGTGTTTGCTAACCGCCCTGGTGGGGTATAATTACACCGTCATCTGCAAACACTTCCCGGACGGCGGCGGCGTGTACTCGGCCGCCCGCAGCCAGAGCCGGTTGGTGGCGGTCATCGGGGCATTCATGCTGGTGGCCAATTTCTGCGTCACCGCCGCCCTGAGCGGTTGGGTGGCCATGGTCTATTTTCGCGTGCCCGAGCACTACCTGCCGCTGGCCACCATGTCCCTCATCCTCGGCATGGGCCTCATCAATTACTTCGGCCCCAAACACAGCGGCAGTTTTGCCATCTCCCTGGCCGTGCCCATGGTGGCGGTGGTCATCCTCATCATTCTCCTGAGCCTGCCGCATCTCACCCTCGCCCACATCGAGCCTTCCAGCAAAGGCTTCAGCTTTCAATGGACGGCGTTTGTGGGGACGATTCTGGCCCTCAGCGGCGTGGAGGCCATCGCCAACATGACCGGCGTCATGAAACTGGACCCCGGCGCCACCATGGACGCCCCGCGCGTGGAGAAAACGGCGCGCAAGTCCATCCTGGTGGTGGCGGTGGAGGGGGTGGGCGGCACCATTCTGCTGGGCTGGGCCATGCTTTCGCTGCCCAAGACGCCGGAGATGGACGGCCTGCTCCACAAACGGTGGGAGGACATGATCAGCCTGCTGGCCGAGCAATACGGCACGATGACCCTGGGGCCGGCGTTTGGCCATTATTTCGGCATCGTGACGGGCATCATCGTGGGCGTGCTGCTCATCAGCGCCGTCAATACCGCCATCGGGGCGCTCATTGGGTTGACCTACCTCTTGGGGCGCGACGGGGAGATGCCGCGCTCGTTTGTCAAACTTAACAAATTTGGCGTCCCCTGGCTCCCCATGATCATTGCCACCGTGCTGCCGTTTGTGGTGGTGGCGTTGTCACCCGACCAGAAATCGCTGATGGAATTGTATGCCATCGGCGTGGTGGGCGCCATCACCGTCAACCTCGGCTCGTGCCTCATGAACCGCAAGCTCCACCTGCGCTGGTACGAGTGGGGCGCCATGGCGGTTACTTTCCTCGTGTTGCTGGCGGTGGAAATCACCCTGGCCAAGACCAAGCAGAACGCCCTCTTTTTCATCGTCTGCATTTTGATTGTCGGGCTGGCTCTGCGCGCCTGGGCCCAGCGCCGCGCCGGTTTCCGCACCATCACCGTCAGCGAGGAGGTGGCCGCCGTGGTGGCTCCGGCCGAGGGCGAGGAATTTCAACTGCGCATCAACCCCGGCCAGGCCATTCTGGTGGCAGCCCGCGGCATCACGCCCGTCTTGCGCTTTGCCCTGGAGGAGGCCCGGCTGCGCTCGGCCACGCTCTACGTGTTGTATGTGAAGGAGCTGGCGGTCAACCTCCCCGGTCCGGTCGAGCGCCCGGAGCATCCGCGATGGCAGGACGACAAGATGGCGGCCACCATCATGTACCGCATGTTGGAGGAGGGCAAACGCAACGGTGTCACCGTCATACCGCTGTATTTAATCAGCGAAAATCCGGCGGCCACCATCCTCGACTTGTCGGCCACGCTGGGGGTGGATTTTCTTTTCCTGGGCGCCTCGCATCGCAAAGGCCTGGAGAAGTTGCTCAAGGGCAGCGTCATCACCCAGGTGGCCAAGGATTTGCCGGAAAACATCGAGTTGGTGATTCATGGGTGA
- a CDS encoding protein-disulfide reductase DsbD family protein, which yields MLRILLSLSLLLGVVAQAAVRTKAALWLEHSAARPGDIVWAGVQLRMPGKLHTYWQYGGDAGGPTTIKWQLPPFLKAGEIQWPVPEKHEDSGLFTYVYYREAWLLVPLQIASNAPAGPVTLRAQVSWLECETTCLPGEMEVVAELTIGRQAVPSPQAANFAMARQRLPQTGAKATARWGAPQGDLRQLEIEWEAGPGSESPDFFPLPEETFTVAGETTVKELSPGRWQLRKEVKRHGAAWPTRIKGVLVAGFKDQVRGFAVEFQPGGEAPSSPPPAAAAAAKAGLWVYVIQLLGALAGGFILNFMPCVLPVVSLKILSFVHQSQAQPREVRRLGMVYAAGVLCSFLVLALVVLGARLAGQSVSWGIQLQNPAFVMVLAMVMTLVGLNLFGVFEILPGSGLLGAASSLTAKGGTAGAFFNGVLATFLATACTAPMLGAAVGFAFAQPWPAMIPPFFLAIGLGMALPYVVLSYNPAWLKWLPKPGVWMERFKQFMGFPMLATAVWLLSLAIEALGTGRAVWLGMVLLVVALGAWIYGVWVQGQARKGAWVLIALLAAINLYLLENVARWRHPPEPSTGGEEIIRLHPNGIEWRRWSPEAVAAARAQGRPVLVDFTASWCLTCQVNAKTSLEIPEVREKLKAINAVALLENSYRKNKTVIEELARHGRAGVPLVLVYPRDASKPPIVLPELLTPRMVLEALDQAAR from the coding sequence ATGTTACGAATCTTGCTGTCATTGAGCCTGCTGCTGGGCGTCGTGGCCCAGGCGGCCGTGCGGACCAAGGCGGCGCTCTGGCTGGAGCACTCGGCGGCCCGGCCGGGCGACATCGTTTGGGCTGGCGTGCAGTTGCGCATGCCTGGCAAGTTGCACACTTATTGGCAGTACGGCGGCGATGCGGGCGGCCCCACCACCATCAAATGGCAACTGCCGCCCTTCCTGAAGGCTGGGGAGATTCAGTGGCCGGTGCCGGAGAAACATGAGGATAGTGGTTTGTTCACTTATGTTTATTACCGCGAGGCCTGGCTGTTGGTGCCGCTGCAAATCGCCTCCAATGCCCCCGCCGGCCCGGTCACTCTCCGTGCCCAGGTCTCATGGCTGGAGTGCGAAACCACCTGCCTGCCGGGCGAAATGGAAGTGGTGGCCGAATTGACCATCGGCCGCCAAGCAGTGCCCTCCCCCCAGGCGGCCAACTTTGCCATGGCCCGGCAACGGCTGCCTCAAACCGGGGCCAAGGCCACGGCGCGCTGGGGGGCGCCGCAGGGCGACCTCCGTCAATTGGAAATCGAATGGGAGGCCGGTCCCGGGAGTGAATCCCCGGATTTCTTTCCCCTGCCCGAGGAGACATTCACGGTGGCGGGGGAGACGACCGTCAAGGAGTTGTCGCCGGGACGCTGGCAGTTGCGCAAGGAGGTCAAACGCCACGGCGCCGCCTGGCCGACACGCATCAAAGGTGTGCTGGTGGCAGGTTTCAAGGACCAGGTGCGGGGCTTTGCCGTGGAATTCCAGCCCGGCGGCGAGGCGCCATCCTCCCCGCCGCCCGCCGCCGCGGCGGCCGCCAAAGCCGGCTTGTGGGTGTACGTGATTCAGCTTTTGGGGGCGCTGGCTGGCGGATTCATTTTGAATTTCATGCCCTGCGTGCTGCCGGTGGTTTCGTTGAAAATCCTCAGCTTTGTGCATCAGAGCCAGGCGCAGCCGCGGGAGGTGCGGCGGCTGGGGATGGTGTATGCGGCGGGAGTGCTCTGCTCCTTTCTGGTGCTGGCGCTGGTGGTTTTAGGGGCGCGGCTGGCCGGGCAGAGTGTGAGCTGGGGCATTCAGTTGCAGAATCCGGCCTTTGTCATGGTGCTGGCCATGGTGATGACGTTGGTGGGCCTGAACCTGTTTGGGGTGTTTGAGATTCTGCCCGGCAGCGGTTTGTTGGGCGCCGCCTCGTCACTTACGGCCAAGGGGGGGACTGCCGGCGCCTTTTTCAACGGAGTGCTCGCCACGTTTCTGGCCACCGCCTGCACGGCGCCGATGTTGGGCGCGGCCGTCGGTTTTGCCTTTGCACAGCCGTGGCCGGCCATGATCCCTCCCTTCTTCCTGGCGATTGGGCTGGGCATGGCCCTGCCCTATGTGGTGCTGTCGTATAATCCGGCGTGGCTCAAATGGCTGCCCAAGCCGGGCGTGTGGATGGAGCGATTCAAGCAATTCATGGGTTTTCCCATGCTGGCCACCGCGGTCTGGCTGCTCAGCCTGGCCATCGAGGCCCTGGGCACCGGCCGCGCCGTCTGGCTGGGGATGGTGCTGCTGGTGGTGGCCCTGGGGGCCTGGATTTACGGCGTTTGGGTGCAGGGCCAGGCACGCAAGGGAGCCTGGGTCCTCATCGCCCTGCTGGCGGCCATCAACCTTTATCTACTGGAAAATGTGGCCCGCTGGCGTCATCCGCCGGAGCCATCAACGGGCGGTGAAGAAATCATCCGCCTGCATCCCAACGGCATTGAGTGGCGCCGGTGGAGTCCGGAGGCCGTGGCCGCCGCGCGCGCCCAGGGGCGTCCGGTGTTGGTGGACTTCACGGCCTCCTGGTGCCTGACGTGCCAGGTCAACGCCAAAACCAGCCTAGAAATCCCGGAAGTGCGCGAAAAACTCAAAGCCATCAATGCGGTGGCGTTGTTGGAAAACAGCTATCGCAAGAATAAAACCGTGATCGAAGAGCTGGCGCGGCATGGCCGGGCGGGCGTGCCGCTGGTGCTGGTCTATCCCAGGGACGCCTCCAAACCGCCGATTGTCCTGCCGGAGTTGCTCACCCCGCGCATGGTGTTGGAAGCCCTGGACCAGGCCGCGCGCTGA